A single Salmo trutta chromosome 14, fSalTru1.1, whole genome shotgun sequence DNA region contains:
- the LOC115208191 gene encoding uncharacterized protein LOC115208191, producing MALFIPDMAGHLFLVILLFDTFQSIKAQGPPLPRLTVSPAVIRESDSVQLSCETSPSVSVSQCYLFTEKRDFKPSCRQTLTGTELLSWSDQRSPAVVNVRCFYYAIGSSSPSSDSDPGSVTVQVPPQLTVSPAVIRDTDTVQLRCHTSQSTSVSQCSFYIEERQHLQQNTSCQQSLTGTKLLEWAGQGPTTKVNMRCIYYAVEMSIYSPYSDPVSVTLLDLPQPKLTVSSTVIRESDSVQLSCDSSPSVSVSQCYFYTEGRDPKPSPCTRSLTGAELLSWAGERLSAEVKLRCFYTVETHYPSTHSRPAPITILGELQKPDISVNDESSHDINIICVLPESVSDGRSCNLYTGDQPQAYKEAWVRRFNTALSKLFCTFNVTKNDLFKHLQLERDVSCDYRVNTGSHSLSPRSDKYIITGQKPNITVSLKENLIITCLIPGSVSKDTTCNLYVGEQSKRLIRAHIWKKKHTDSKCWFCQFSVEENDLFRSLQSVRRKEVSCDYRVSSGPNSLSPRSDGYNFTVGLTPGPRSTLPPSTTVCPTEVSTVTSTLTPDTTVTPTSSLTSPLTPSTAVNPTSGVLVIFL from the exons ATGGCATTGTTCATCCCTGATATGGCTGGTCATCTGTTCTTGGTCATCCTCCTTTTTG ATACCTTCCAATCCATCAAAGCCCAAG GCCCTCCTCTTCCCAGGTTGACAGTGAGTCCTGCAGTCATCAGAGAGAGCGACTCGGTTCAGCTGAGCTGTGAGACTTCTCCATCCGTCTCCGTGTCTCAGTGTTATCTCTTCACTGAGAAAAGAGACTTTAAACCATCCTGTCGGCAGACACTCACAGGGACTGAGCTCCTCTCGTGGTCAGATCAACGTTCACCTGCTGTGGTCAATGTGAGATGTTTCTACTATGCTATTGGTAGTTCTTCCCCATCCTCTGACAGCGACCCTGGCTCAGTCACTGTCCAAG TCCCTCCTCAGCTGACAGTGAGTCCTGCAGTCATCAGGGATACAGACACAGTTCAGCTGAGATGTCACACTTCTCAATCTACCTCTGTGTCTCAGTGTTCCTTCTACATAGAGGAAAGACAACATCTCCAACAAAACACATCCTGTCAACAGTCACTCACAGGGACCAAGCTGCTTGAATGGGCAGGTCAAGGTCCAACCACCAAGGTCAACATGAGATGTATCTACTATGCTGTAGAGATGTCTATCTACTCTCCTTACAGTGATCCTGTCTCAGTCACTCTCCTGG ACCTCCCTCAGCCCAAGCTGACAGTGAGTTCTACAGTCATCAGAGAGAGTGACTCAGTTCAGCTGAGCTGTGActcctctccatctgtctctgtgtctcagtgttaCTTCTACACAGAGGGGAGAGACCCTAAACCCTCACCCTGTACGAGGTCACTCACAGGGGCTGAGCTGCTCTCGTGGGCAGGTGAACGTTTATCTGCTGAGGTCAAACTGAGATGTTTTTACACAGTAGAGACTCACTATCCATCGACGCACAGTCGTCCTGCGCCTATCACTAttcttg GTGAACTGCAGAAACCAGACATTAGTGTCAATGACGAATCTTCTCATGACATCAACATTATTTGTGTACTTCCTGAGTCTGTCAGTGATGGTCGTAGCTGTAACCTGTACACTGGAGACCAGCCTCAGGCCTACAAAGAGGCTTGGGTCAGGAGATTTAACACAGCATTATCCAAACTATTCTGTACCTTCAATGTTACTAAGAATGATCTGTTCAAGCATCTGCAGTTGGAGAGAGATGTGAGCTGTGACTATAGAGTGAACACAGGATCACACTCTCTGTCTCCCCGCAGTGATAAATACATTATTACAG GTCAGAAACCAAATATTACAGTCAGTCTGAAAGAGAACCTCATCATCACCTGTTTAATTCCCGGCTCTGTCAGTAAAGACACCACCTGTAACCTGTATGTTGGAGAGCAGAGTAAGCGTCTTATAAGAGCACACATCTGGAAGAAGAAACACACAGATTCCAAATGCTGGTTCTGTCAATTCTCTGTAGAGGAGAATGATCTTTTTAGAAGTCTACAGTCAGTGAGGCGTAAGGAGGTGAGCTGTGACTACAGAGTGAGCTCAGGACCAAACTCTCTCTCACCACGCAGTGATGGGTACAACTTTACAG TGGGTTTGACTCCAGGTCCTAGATCTACTTTGCCTCCCAGCACAACAGTATGTCCTACAGAAG TTTCAACTGTTACTTCTACTTTGACCCCAGACACCACAGTGACACCAACTTCCA GTTTGACCTCTCCTTTGACCCCCAGTACAGCAGTGAATCCTACATCAGGTGTGTTAGTCATCTTTCTCTAG